The following DNA comes from Rosa rugosa chromosome 5, drRosRugo1.1, whole genome shotgun sequence.
CCATTGGCTTCGCCTTTCACTGCCACCCTCAGCAGCCAAATTGAACCTATGGTTGCGTCGTCGCATCATAGTATCTTGCCTCCATACCAAATCGCAACCACCACTGCACATTTGAATCCAAATCTCAAAAGCAGACCGCTGCTTCCATCTCCGGAAAACCGAAAGCTGCCATCACCACTTCTTGTCAGGCCGCCACCATCGCCCTCTGTAACTTGCCACCAGCGTCGTGGCCCTTGAAAGGAACCCAGGCCCAAGCGCCAAGCCAACAGTAGCCAAGTTGTTCTCACGTTTGCGTCGCCGCACAGCAGTGCGCCTTCGTCTGCCCGAATAAATTTTGATCCCAGCCACTCATGCGTCAAAGCACCCAGGCCAGCCATCTGTGATCCTGCATCGAGCCCAGGGTTAGGAGGCAATCTAGACGAGAAAGTCAGGCCACCGCCAGGATCTAGCCATGCCCAGATAAACAGGGAGCCCGTGCCTCTGCTATAGTCAATCCTAACGGTAGCAGCCTCTGACCGATGCAAAGGAACATGAAATCTGTGAAAAAGatcgaaggatgatgacaaaCAAAGATGTCCTGAGTTGGAATGGCCATAGCCGCCATTTTTGTCGCCGCCTGATGGTGGCAGTGGTAGGATGAGCGCGAGTGAGAGCGCGGCTAGAAAGAGCAGAGCGCTAGGGTTTTCCATGTCGTGATTGAAGAGACGTAGATAAAGAATAGGGAACTATCAATCTGGCTTTGTCTCCTGATGATGAGCGCTTAAGTGTTCCTTTTGTAAAAAGCAATTTAGATTTAACTcattaaattcaaatttgacatatGATTGACATAGGTATTGAAAGAGAGTTCCTGTTGGGACCTCATCTCCTCACTATACCTcccttattttttaattattaaatgacatatgtatccttatataaaaaaatagtTACAAACCACAAATTAATAAggaaaattatattttttttccctctgaAAGATTTACAATAATACAAGAAAAATGCTAGAGATCCCAAATTTTTTTACCTAACTTACATACCAAATGACATGGCAACTGCCATATCATCACTTTGTAATTTCCACTTGTCTCCAATAATTGCTTTTAGtttgtattattatttttttcttaacaAATAAAAAACATTGTTTTGAAACCCTAAGCCACCATTACTGGTACATTCCCAGGTAATTAATCCATTTGATTTAGAAGGAGACTAAAATTTCCTTGAAGTCAGTGAAAACCATCAAAGAAATCTAAAGAAGAAAATCTCTCGCCCAATCTCTCTTTCTAAAGAATTCATAGACCTAGGTCTCACCATTGCAATACCCAGTGAGATCAGTCTCCTTTTAGATCTAATTATCCCAAAATGTGATTTTCACGTTATCTCTTCCTATTGGAGGCAATCCAAATTGAGGAGTACGTTGTATCAAAGATGGATGATGATGGCTTGTGATTGTAGGGTTGAGTATTGGGATTGTGGGgaatttgattatttgattgCAGGGCATTTttagttcttcatcttcttcgttTGGCCAATTAGAAATTTAATTCACAATAttatttctaataattttttcctTGAAGACTTAATTTTCATAAATACACATAGGAAATTATCTAGTCACAAGTGATTACATGGCAGTTGTCATGTCATTTGGGATACAATTTTAGTATAATAATTTGGGATCCCTAGCACTGCTCATAATACAAACACATTTAtagtatttttattatttatttccaTTTTAGTTGTCATTTCAtacttctcattttctttgtttatgaaaaaaaatcaagagaaaatgcattcaaaattacttGGTGAattatacaaaaataaaactatgatgcaagagagaagaaaatagacAAAGGTCTTTCTCATCAATATAATAAGATCATGAAACAAGAGACATAGAGCCCTCGTGTAAACTAACCAAATAAGTTTGTGAAGCGGCATGGCAAATAAGACAAaactaaatattaaaaaaaagaatgaacaaATCTAATGTTCCAACCTATCTAAAACTCCAGTAACCATACACCATAAAAACTAAGCTTTGGAAATCCATGATTAAGCATGAAATATTAGGCTTGAAAAAGCCAtaataattttttgttaattagttacactatcttttttcaataattatCTCAGATTTTTTTGAAACAATAATATCAAGTTTCttttttggtaaataaataattatggaAGCATTGTAACTCATTCTTAATGCTCGAAAACATTTTCTTTTATGGGTAAGGTTAAGTTAGGTATTTAAAAGAGGTTTACTtagcaaattttactttttaaaaagcAAATAGGAGGTGTAAAGAGTTGAGATGTCAAATAAGCAAATATAGAGGTTCCACTAGAAAAACTCGTATTGAAAATGTTATACACCTTCTTTTCTAAAAGACAACATAAATTACCAAATTTGTTCTTCTCATCCATAGTTCCATACTCTAATTTCTAAACGAACTTATCGTGTAAACCACGTTATAGTAAATTGACTAAATTCTGTTGTTAAAATTCTTCGGTAACGGGTCTTCTTGATCAAATTACGAAATCCCCATGATTTTGCAATTTTAGAAGAAAATAAGCAAACTATTAAATCCCATACCAAACTTAATAAAAATCAATTATGTAATCTAATTTCATTAGGTCAATCAATCAATTTCAAATTCAACTTACCCCCATAGAATCACCTCTCAACCCAACTCTCACGAGTGAAGACAAACAGAGACGGCCGATGGTAACTCGGTAATCGGGTCAAAGTCCACGCCCCTTTTTCAAAAATTCTACCCCCAAAACCGGGTCCGGGTCCGGGTCGGACTCGGTCACCGAGTCGGACCGGCCTTAAACCCTGCTTCTTTGAATTGCTTTAAATATTAAGACACAACGACTAGACCCACGGCACAAaaatttcagagagagagagagaaaaccagagagcttcttcattttcgCCTTCACCACTCTCTCTTAGCTTCAATGgggttcttctccttcttcggCCGCGTCCTCTTCGCCTCCATCTTCATCCTCTCCGCTTGGCAAGCGTAAGCTCCCTCTATCCGTCCCTCTCAGATCTAACCAGATTAGGGCTttgaatcttgaatcttgaatttTCATCACCGGAAGCCGATTTGATTCAGCTGTGCTTGTCTGATCTAGTTCATTAAGCGTTATTTCAGATTTTGTTGGAAAAAGAagtgttgtttgtttttgatatGGATTTAAGGCTCAGTGTGTTATAGATATGCATGTTTGAAATTTCGCGATGGTTATTGGAGTTACGAGATTGAGATTGAAACGGTTGTTAGATCTTTGATGATTTTTCTATAATAAGCGttgaaattttttgaattttcagatggttttttttttttgctaattgATGGTTGATACTGGCTTTTAGTAGTTACTGAGATCTAGTTAGTTGGGCTGGATTTTTGTAAATTGTTGTTGTTTAGTCTGTGGTGTTATTATGAAGTTTCGAAAGTAAGGTTTTTTTAATGCATCTGGGGGATGTAATGATCTTTTGTGTGTGTTAAGTAATCTGGATTAAGAATAACTTTGAAGCGAAGTTATTATGACAAAGAGTTGGACTACTTTGCATATGTGTAAAGTTTTGTTGGCTATTCTTTATCCCGTCATTGATTAATTAACCCTTTTCTATGTACATAGGGGCCAATTTTTAATGCTGAATTAATTGGATGCTAATTGTTGGTTCGTTATGTTAGTAACTGCTATCTATTGTATGGTTTACGTCCCGGTCCTTGGTTACGGCTGTTTTATTTTTGCTTCAACGAAACATTCAGACTGTGACCATTCTTTGCATCTTAGTGCTGATTTCTATTTGATTGAGTGCTATCTGAGGTTAATGAACAGGTGTAAGGTTTGGATGTAGTctctttagtttgttttcacTAATGACACACTTGGTATATAATTTAAAGAATTTTGAATTACTTTTGTTGGGCTTTACTTTGCTTTCGTTTAAGAATTTATGCTCGACTTCTGTTACAAAAGAATCTATTGCACACTTGTTTGTTATAgatgtgagttttttttttgtttttttttattttttttttggtaatgctGATTTTTTGGCCAATCCTTAGTGCTAGATTAATTTTGACTGCTATCGGTGTATGGGTTACGTCCGGTCCTTGATTAGgcacttttatttttgtttcaacAAACATTCTATCTGTGAACATTCTTTGTGTCTTAATGCCATTTCTGATTCGATCAAGCGCTATTTAAGGTTAATGAACTAGTGTAACATTTGGATGTAGGCTCATTAGTTACACTTTGTATATAATTTGAAGAATATTGCATGATATTTGTTGGGCTTTACTTTGCTATCTTTTAAGAATTTATGCGTGGTTTACCTTGCATATTGCACTTGTTTGGTATATTCAGAACTTTATTATTTGTGTTGATGTTGCGTTTGTATACTTAGGTTCAATGAATTTGGTACTGATGGAGGACCTGCTGCAAAGGAGTTGGCTCCCAAATTTTCCGTTTTAAAAGATCACCTGTCTTCGAAACTGGGCTTTGCATTACCGGATGTAGATGTAAGTCTTTGTCTGTCTTTCTCTGCAGCTTCTTGCATATATCATTCTGTCATGTTGCTCATGTGTAGTATGGCTTTTGATGTGGGAATGTTGTGTGCAGCCTATTCATTTAGCTGGAGCTGTGATAGCTCTAAAAGGTCTGGGAGGCATTCTATTTGTACTTAACAGTAATATTGGAGCTCTTCTCCTGGTTAGTATTACTTTCTATTGTgatcatttccttttctatgATCTCACTTGTTTCAAAGCGATTGGTTGTTGTATATTACTGAATTAAGCTGATGTTTTTCTGGTTGTAGATTATTCAATTGGCATTTACCACTCCCCTCATCTATGATTTCTACAACTTTAGTCCAGACACTCCCAAATTTGGTGTACTCCTGAATGATTTCTTGCAGGTTTGTAACACAAATGCCTATCGCTTGATTGTTTTCCAGGATATGCTTGTGTTCCTTTTAGTTGGAAACTTAGTTTTTGTGCTTGTATTTTTTCTCTTTGCAGCAAGCAGCACTTGTTGGTGCACTGTTTTTCTTCATCGGGATGAAGAACTCTATTTCTAAGAGGGGACAAATCACCAAGAAGAAGATCCACAAAACCAAAACTGGTTAGACGTATATCGATGAAGCGATAGATTTTGAAGAGGGGCTTAAATTTTAGGGTCTCGAAGTGGCTGCTAATCACCATCAGATTGTGGATGTGAAACTTCTTATTATTGCTCCTGTAATTTTTTCAGATTTTCTTTTTAGGATACATTACTTTTATTGGCCCTGTTACAGGGTGAAATTTATTGTTACTTCAGCAGATGATTGATTGCAGCCTATGTTTCTTCTTATTCTTAAAATCTACTTTGCTTCAAATCAACTTTACTCTAATGACAAATCACGTTGCTTTTGAATTGTGGATATTTTTCAGAGCCTTCACAATTGCTAATGAAAGAAATGGTAAAGCATCGTGTGTTCTTAATCACAT
Coding sequences within:
- the LOC133709520 gene encoding uncharacterized protein LOC133709520, producing the protein MGFFSFFGRVLFASIFILSAWQAFNEFGTDGGPAAKELAPKFSVLKDHLSSKLGFALPDVDPIHLAGAVIALKGLGGILFVLNSNIGALLLIIQLAFTTPLIYDFYNFSPDTPKFGVLLNDFLQQAALVGALFFFIGMKNSISKRGQITKKKIHKTKTG